A DNA window from Clostridia bacterium contains the following coding sequences:
- the rph gene encoding ribonuclease PH, with protein MRLARSDGRGPHELRPLMLERSVLKYPEGSALIVAGDTRVICTASVENGVPAWLRGQGRGWITAEYSMLPRATQQRTPREASRGKQSGRTVEIQRLIGRALRAAVDLDLLGERTIWIDCDVIQADAGTRTASITGAFVAVAEAMARLLDAGELARSPLRDYVAAVSVGVVEGEARLDLNYEEDSTAQVDFNVVATGSGELVEVQGTAEGRPFARDVLDGLVDLALEGIARIVDAQKAALGPLAALVGAPPAEEDAGPA; from the coding sequence ATGCGCTTGGCACGCAGCGACGGCCGCGGGCCCCACGAACTGCGCCCCCTCATGCTGGAGCGGTCGGTGTTGAAGTATCCGGAAGGATCGGCGCTGATCGTCGCCGGCGACACGCGCGTCATCTGCACGGCCTCGGTCGAGAACGGCGTCCCCGCCTGGTTGAGGGGACAGGGCCGGGGCTGGATCACGGCGGAGTACAGCATGCTCCCGCGCGCGACGCAACAGCGGACGCCAAGGGAGGCGTCGCGGGGCAAGCAGAGCGGGCGCACGGTGGAGATCCAGCGCCTGATCGGCCGCGCGCTGCGGGCGGCCGTCGACCTCGACCTTCTCGGCGAGCGCACCATCTGGATCGACTGCGACGTGATCCAGGCCGACGCCGGCACGCGCACGGCCAGCATCACCGGAGCCTTCGTCGCGGTGGCCGAGGCCATGGCACGGCTCCTGGACGCCGGGGAGCTCGCCCGTTCCCCGCTGCGCGACTACGTCGCCGCCGTGAGCGTCGGGGTCGTGGAGGGGGAAGCGCGCCTCGACTTGAACTATGAAGAAGACTCGACGGCGCAGGTCGACTTCAACGTCGTCGCCACGGGCTCCGGGGAGCTCGTGGAGGTGCAGGGGACCGCGGAGGGCCGTCCCTTCGCGCGGGACGTGCTGGACGGGCTCGTCGACCTGGCGCTGGAGGGCATCGCGCGGATCGTCGACGCGCAGAAGGCGGCGCTGGGGCCGCTCGCGGCCCTGGTGGGGGCGCCGCCCGCGGAGGAGGACGCCGGCCCGGCATGA